ATGTCTAAGATGGCTATAAGTGATACTCCTACGATCGTTGTTGATGCGAAGTAAGTTCTCCTTGCAAGGTACACTCATATTTCTTGTACCTACTGTACTTTTTTCAGGCATGAGGCAGAGAAAAGTTTATATGAAGAAAGTACATCTTATATAACGTCTAAGATGGCTATAAGTGATACTCCTACGATCGTCGTTGATGCGAAGTAAGTTCTCCTTGCAAGGTACACTCATATTTCTTGTACCAACTGTACTTTTTTCAGGCATGAGGCAGAGAAAAGTTTATATGAAGAAAGTACATCTTATATAACGTCTAAGATGGCTATAAGTGATACTCCTACGATCGTCGTTGATGCGAAGTAAGTTCTCCTTGCAAGGTACACTCATATTTCTTGTACCAACTGTACTTTTTTCAGGCATGAGGCAGAGAAAAGTTTATATGAAGAAGTACATCTTATATAACGTCTAAGATGGCTATAAGTGATACTCCTACGATCGTTGTTGATGCGAAGTAAGTTCTCCTTGCAAGGTACACTCATATTTCTTGTACCTACTGTACTTTTTTCAGGCATGAGGCAGAGAAAAGTTTATATGAAGATTCTATATCTGATATAACGTCTAAGATGGCTATAATTGATACTTCTACGATCGTTGTTGATGCGAAGTAAGTTCTCCTTGCAGGGTACACTCATATTTCTTGTACCTACTGTACTTTTTTCAGGCATGAGGCAGAGAAAAGTTTATATGAAGAAAGTACATCTTATATAACGTCTAAGATGGCTATAAGTGATACTCCTACGATCGTTGTTGATGCGAAGTAAGTTCTCCTTGCAAGGTACACTCATATTTCTTGTACCTACTGTACTTTTTTCAGGCATGAGGCAGAGAAAAGTTTATATGAAGAAAGTACATCTTATATAACGTCTAAGATGGCTATAAGTGATACTCCTACGATCGTTGTTGACGCGAAGTAAGTTCTCCTTGCAAGACACACTCATATTTCTTGTACCTACTGTACTTTTTTCAGACATGAGGCTGAGAAAAGTTTATCTGAAGATTCTATATCTGATATAACGTCTAAGATGGCTATAATTGATACTTCTACGATCGTTGTTGATGCGAAGTAAGTTCTCCTTGCAGGGTATACTCATTTTTCTTGTACCTACTGTACTTTTTCCAGAGATGAGGCTGAGAAAAGTTTATCTGAAGATTCTATTTCTGATATAATGTCTAAGATGGCTATAAGTGATACTCCTACGATCGTTGTTGACGCGAAGTAAGTTCTCCTTGCAGGGTACACTCATTTTTCTTGTACCTACTGTACTTTTTCCAGAGATGAGGCTGAAAAAAATGTATCTGAAGATTCTATTTCTGATGTAACGTCTAAGATGGCTATAAGTGATACTCCTACGATCGTCGTTGATGCGAAGTAAGTTCTCCTTGCAAGGTACACTCATATTTCTTGTACCTACTGTACTTTTTTCAGGCATGAGGCAGAGAAAAGTTTATATGAAGAAAGTACATCTTATATAACGTCTAAGATGGCTATAAGTGATACTCCTACGATCGTTGTTGACGCGAAGTAAGTTCTCCTTGCAAGACACACTCATATTTTTTGTACCTACTGTACTTTTTTCAGACATGAGGCTGAGAAAAGTTTATCTGAAGATTCTATTTCTGATGTAACGTCTAAGATGGCTATAAGTGATACTCCTACGATCGTCGTTGATGCGAAGTAAGTTCTCCTTGCAAGGTACACTCATTTTTCTTGTACCTACTGTACTATTTTCAGGGATGAGGCTGAGAAAAGTGGGTCTCAGGAGGTCATATCTGATACAACGACCCAGACGGACCAGATAAGTGACTCTTCTAAGATCGTTGTGGATGTGGAGTAAGTTCTACAAGGTACGATCATATTCGGGTGTGACCCATGGACCTCTTTTCAGGAATGAGGCCGAGAAAAGTGTGTCTCACGTGTGCAAAACGTATTTGACGACCCAGATGGCTGTCGATGACTCCCTAGAGATCGACTGCAGTAGGAAGTGAGTTCTCCAATGTACTTTACTTTCGCTTTCCTTAGTCTAATTTCTCCAGTGCCGAGGCGGAGGACAGCGTAGATCAGTGGCCACAGAAAGACACATCTGTTGCGGTTACATTCGTGGAGCCCAAGACTGTTGACACAGATGATAAGGGACCTGAAGCTGAAGAGCAAGTGCCCAATATTGAGGAGCCTGTCGATACGTGGGGCCTGCTCACGGGTCTACAAAACCATAAGACTGTCGCCAGTGAGTCGGATAAGGTCAAAAAGCAAGTGGGGTCGAACTCTTATCGCTCCGGACAGCTTCCCGTGTTTATGTGGGACTCCAGCTCGGAGGAGGACGAATCCGTAAAGCCTCACGTGGATATTAATTACGAAAATATCTTTGAGGACGTGAGCAAGCTGAGCGCGGTGGAAAAGCATCTGCAGCTGCTGTACAGACCCTTCAGCTGTGTGATCGAGATGATCTGCCGGTTCAACATCTTCGAGCTGTGCATCCTGATCTCTGACTCCAGCTACGATCCGGGCTGCCATCCCTCGGTCTCGGTCCGCACCGTCAATCCCACTGGCCTGGTCAAGATCTATGCGGGCGGCAAGATGGTGTCCACCGCCTTGACCGCCGAGTCGGCTCTGACCTGTCTGTTCAAGGTGGTGCGGATGGTGGAGGAGTTGGACTTCAAGATGGACGTGAATAACCTCAGTCAGAACATCGTCCACGCCTCCTTCTGCATGCCCTTCAGCCTGGACCTGGACCGTCTTTACGAGCAGCATACCACGAAGGTGACCCGCAACTGTCGCGCTCGGCCCTTCATCACCTACAGCACCGAGGGGGAGGACATAGTCTTTGCTGTCTTTCCCAGCGGCTTCGTCCTGGTCCTGCACTCGACCAAGCACTCGAAAACCCGGGCCGCCATCGCCGCCCTCCTGCCGATCCTGGCCCAGTACAAGGACGGATCCACGAAGCAGTCCGAGAAGCAGGGACGCGTCTGCGGCGACGTTTCCTTCAAGCTGTTGTGGGAGCACAGGCTCGAGCAGGACAAGGATAGCCAGCTCCTCTACTCCTAGAATACCCCCCGCCCCCCAACCGCTCTCCTGCTCCCCGATCATAGGTTGGGATctcgtttgttttgtttaatttcatttttgtGCTCTGAAATACCGTGAACATTTGTCATAAACCAAAGTTCCGCACGTGCACTGTTTACACTTTCGAGTTGTGAAACTTGTTTAAATACGTGATTTATTTACCAGCCAGCTGCTCCAGCTACATCCAGCTACAGCTGCTCTACCGACCACCGAGCAGCACTATAGGATAGGGCTAGGCCTGGTCCAGGCCCGGAGTCGCCTCAGACATCACCCGGCCAAAGTTGCGCCCAAACACACAGAACAACAAACAAATTGCTGGAGAAGTTACCACTGGTTTCTGGGCGGCAACTGGGAGCTGCAACAGGCGCATACATAAATAACGAAACATTTTCGCATTCTTGCCGCAACTTTCCAGGCAGGATGTCACATTATGCGGAACAAGTTGCTGGAGGGAAGACCTCGAATACATTTCCGACGTGCTGAGAGCACCTACCCGAATGGCTCTGAACTTTCCGCATAAAACTGTGACAGGAAGTCCCATTTTTTGTATTCACAAATCTGCTATGCGTAATTACTGGAGTTACATTTTTCAATATTATGGTTTCCGCTCATACGAATGAGTCTTCCCTGAGATCCACTTTCAAGCGATCTAGAGCTAGAACTAAATGGTGTTTTAGGCGCTGCAAACATTTGGGAAAGACCGAAGGCTCTTCCTTTGGCAGCAGTTCAGGAAAACCGATGATCCTACTGCCCTAAAAGCTCCTAAACTATATGAATGGGATAAAAAGAGTGGATTTTTGACTCTATAAAAAGACCATCACTATATATTTCTTCATTAAGTCCACGAGTGAGTGCACAATTTCGCTCAGAAGTTGCCGAAAGTTGCCCCCAGCAAAGAACTACTCGTATAAAGTGCCTTTGGATATCACCGATACACAGTACAAATGAACCAAAAAATCCGACGGCTCTATCTCTTTCAAGTTGAGGTTTTAAACTTGGTTGCCCACGGGCACTTATTGGCCAAAAATGAGCTGGGAAAAAGCCACCAGAAGGGGGGAAAAACTACAGATATGATGCAGAAATCGATGGCGATGAGCTGATGTTGTGGCAATCCGGGGAATCCGATTAAAAAGTTGCACCATCAAAGTTTAAGAAAGGAGATGAAAACAGGGACGGAGGGAGGGGAGATACGTTCCATGAATTATGCATTTTTGCCCAAGGACTTTTTGCTTCAAAGCTACAAATTATCCAGCTTGCCGGCCAACGAAAAGGGTTGCGGCTGCCTTTGAAGATTAGGCAACTCTGGCCGTGGGGCACTGGCATTCTGACTGTTTTCGCATTTATAAGTGAACACCGACTGCATAAACGTGAGGGACAGCCTGAATTCGAAGTGCTCCCCACAAAGATTCTGGGGGAAAAACCAGACCACTTTCTGGAGGGAGAAAAGGAAAATCTCCCATAAAGATTTTAAAACAGTGGCAACTGTCTTCTGGCGGTTAACCTCGCCCACAAAGGTGTCGCAAATGGACTTTTGCAATTTTAATAATTGCTCAGAGTGGCAAACTGGTTCGTTAACCATCAACGGGCTGGCTGGCCCACAGCCGGAAAGACTTTTTGCATATTTAACAAGCCGgaatttaaatgaaaattaatCCCACTCCaggagctgcagctgcaaTCCTCAGTACCGTGCCGCAAATGTGTTTGCTTTGAAAAACGAAAGACCAAACAAATTATTCCGTGTGCATATGGGATTGCCCGTTTGCTCCTCTGTTCTGCAGTAAAGGTTTTAATCAGCCCTCACAAGACGGCCCAAAAAGGATCTAAATAAATCAAACGGTTTTGTTGGGACTTGAAGCCAACTAATTCTGGTTTTTTGTCCCATATGTTAACTCCATCACCGAAAGGCCAAGAATGGGGATATATTAGTTTTGTgtagatgtgtgtaacatcAAAAAATGTTTGTATTGTGTAATCGATAAGCATCTATAGACGATTCCACAGAGATATGTCTCTCTGAACATCTGTCCACCCTTGCCTTGGTGAGTGCCTTtatctcagagactatcaACGCTAGAGCGACCGAATTTTGCATCCAGTCTCCTGAGATATCACACTGAAACAAGTTTTTTCTCAAAATCTTGCCACTACCTCCATAGGGCCTCCACACAGGATGAAAATCGGTGGCATCCACATGAAAAATCGGAGAAAACTGGCGGAGGGAAGCGCTTGGTATTGGTGTGGGAAGAGAGAGACAGTAGCGGAGAAATGGAAATAGATTAACGGAGTGCAAGATCTAACTATCGGTCCTGGTGCCTTTCTTTCTCTCTATGGGAAAAGCGCATCTCTCATGACAAGTGCGGTCTGCGTTGGCTGTCCTACCAATTAAACACCTTCCCCACAGGGGAACCCAACGAAAACGATACCaaaagacagacagagagatatattaaatatattaaaagaGTTCCATAAATCATAAGATTACATATAAACGGACAGAGCATCGGGTATACAAGTAGAGCTCTCGTTTTTGATGAACCAAAGATCTAGAAAACTGTGGGAAAAATACACAGCTTGCCCGAATCCCAGATGTGATTACAGGTGTCCATACCACAGACAATTTGTTAACctgcaaaaacaacaaaagcaaacatCGAAAGAGATTTTCGCAATTATACGGACTTTTTCCCTGTTCCATTCTGTGGAAAATTGGCAATTAGGCCTTGCTCGTCTCTAGCAAGAGAATGGCTAGAATGCAGGCAATGATTATTGGAAATTTTCTTCGGCACATGCCGGGCAGAACAAGTCCTCGTCCTCTGTCAATAGTCGTATCCTTGGGATTGGGGGCGAATACATAAATCTAAAATTCAAAGCGCCAATAAATTTTCATTTTGATAAACCCCCGTAAGCCTTTTCATGGCCAAAAACAAACTTCTGTGATTTATGAAGTTCTCGGCCACTTCCCTGCTCCTTGGGCAATAAAACACGCAGACTCGTCAGAGCCATCTATGAACACGATACGAAACTTTTGCCCCATGTCCCATGTCCCATTTCCCATCCCGTGCTCATAAGTATTCACATTTTAAAGACTCCATGCGCGCAAATAAAAAAGATACATATAATATTCACTAATGTTTATGGGGCGAAAGAGTGCTCTTTGCTGGCCATAAAAACGGAAAGTTCTCAAGTGTCAAAACAAATTACTTTTTAGTGTTCCTAAAAGCAAAGTGGGCTACCATAAAAGTTATTACAATAAAAACTGTTCATCTGTTAATACAATTTCCATGGAAAATCATCGATTTCAATTACAATATCGTTTGAGAGTCGAGTCGCCGGCCATGGGGCCACAGCTTGCGCTGATGTAAATCCATAAACAGAACAGAGACATGCTCGTCCCCTCTCAGATATTGCTGTATTGCTTTTCGCATGTGGTGGAGCACCAGGGGGGCGGCACGGGGCACATGTCATCAGGCCTGACATCTGCGTCAGCTGGCGATCAAAGTCAAATTAAATTGAAACAATTTTGTGACATCACGTCGGCCCCGGGCCCCCGGCCCCCTCTTCTAGTACTCATTTTCCTCTAAACAAAAAGACTTTTCTGCTTATGCCAATTATGGCAAGAACTCGGAAACGTGACCAATATGTGGGAATAATTTTCGGCGGCATTATTTTAGGGCTTAGAGAAGTCTCCCTGGCAACTGGCCAAAATTTAATGGCGCCACTAATGCCAAAGGGGAGCACCATAATATGCATgtgaaaaaggaaacaagcTTTTACCATAATGCGGTTTTGTGCGGATAATATAATGGTAAATTGCGTTTCAACCTGGATTTTCCACAGGAAAAACCAGCGAATGCTGGGCTAATCCATGGATTAGCTCGAAATGTATTCACAGACGCATTTATCTAATTTGCATTTACATTAATCGATTGACTTGGTGTTCCATTCATTTATTAATGTGTTAATTACTTTCATTAGTGGTCTGGCCACCACTGCGTATGCGCGATATCAAGCGCGGCATCAGTTGTTCGGCGAAGGCCGCATGGAAGCTTCGACCTGCGACGGAGGACATTACAAATATTACAAAACTATTTTTGAAAGGAATTTCCCAATGATTTCTACAAAGATTTGGCTGTTTTCTCCCACAGTTTAAAAAATGTTTCCGCTGGATAAAGAGATTCCGTATGTCCACCTCTACTACATTGGCAGGTACTACCTTCAGGTAGCTCCACGGGATTGTCGCGTTGCCGATGTCCCTCGTGGTCACCTTACGACTGCTGTTCTTGACGCACAGCTCAGCCCACAGTTCTCTCTGTATTTCAATAGGTACTTAATCCAGAACTTCAGCTGAGTCGCCTAGTCCTTAGAAGCTTTGGCGATGAACATTTTTGCTCCAAAGATTCCATAGTGTGGCTTTCGGTGCAGTCCAACACATCTGGGCGAGGTAGATGTCCCACAACAAGCGCCTTTTTATGATATTTCAGATACCCCACGCTCCATGGTTTGATCTCTTCTATGGCTCCTACTTTCTCTATTGGCTGCTTCTGCGTCTGGACAGATGTGCACTGTCTTTGTTATATATTCACAAATGAAAGTTATACACTTACAGGTGTCTGGTGCATGGCTTAGGGTATCCTCAGCGCTCTTTACTGGTGTATTACGGGCGGCTCTTGGACAAGTTGGGAGCCTGCTTCTTCGATTTACCACTCCTTGACCTAGCCAGCGATCGATTCAATCGATTTAAGCTCGAATCTTATGGGAAGATCTACCCCATCATTTGCTACTCCGTAAATTTTCCAGGCCTTTGAGCAGTAAGGCTAGTTGATATAAAAGTGAATAAATATCCAGAATTACTGGGAACTGCATGCAGAAACACTCACCCTTCCTATTGGCAACTTTCTCTGGTGTAAAAGCTCGATATGCGACCGGGTGCTGGTGATGGATGTCTTCATCAAAGCCACGACCTATCTGCCGTATTTGATCAGAGGGGACTCCAGCTTTAGTGAGTTTTAGCTGAGTCACTTAATAATTATAAATGGAACGTAGAACCCACTCCGACATGACAGTTACAATCGTTCCACTGATGAATAGTTGCCTCGAGTGCATCGAGTGTCGTTCACAACAATCACTTCCAGTTCTGACTACAGTATGAACTCATTCGAGTGTCTCACGCGACGTTGTCTGGCCGGAGTGTTCTGGCTAATGGGGCTAGTGCCGCTGCCCCCCAGCTCCCAGCCCTGCTCCCTGCTGCTGTCCTTGGCGATTCGCTGCTGTTGGATTGTGTACCTCGTATACCTGCTGGCAGTCGGCATCGGCTTCTGGTCGGTGGCCACGGAGAGTGTGGGCAATGTCGTGGGCACAATGCTCTTCATGGGCAGCACCGTTTTGggtctgctgctcctcctggagAGCGTGCTGAAGCAGAAGACCCACGGACAGCTGGAGGACCTGCGCTTCCAGTCgcagctccagctgcagcGCCTCGGGAGGTTCGGACGAGGACGCCAAGCCGCGTACCTGCTGCCTCTGATTGGGACCCAGTTCGTCTGCGATCTGGTGAGAGTCCTGATCAGCGCCGAAGTCGGGACAATGATATCCCCAGTGTTCTTGATCTCCCTGCCGCTCATGTGGCTGCTGCGCCTCCGCTACGTGCAGCTGGTGCAGCACGTGATGGATCTCAACCATCGCTCGCTCCAGCTGCGCCGCTCCCTGCTCGCCCTGGCCACGGGCAACGACCTCTGGCAGCCGTACGGCGTCCAGGAGTGGGCCCAGCTGCAGACCCTCCGGAAGACCTACCAACGCATCTTCGAGTGCTACGAGGTGCTTAGCGACTGCTACGGCTGGGGCATGCTGGGGCTGCACCTGGCGACCAGCTTCGAGTTTGTGACCAACGCCTATTGGATGCTCACGGGACTGTACGAGGAGCAGAACCTCTTGATCCTCACCTTCAACGGAGCCACCGCCGTGGACTTTGGCACGCCCATAGCCACTCTCTCGTGGTACGGCGATGCGGGGGCCGAAAATGTAAGTACACAGCTTGTAGTCTCTACCAATTAACACTGACAATGATGGATCTGATTTGTACGCCACTTGAGTGCCTAGCGAAGGGCTTGACTCGTGTCAGTAGTCATGTTTCCCTTGAGCAGAAAGCAAGCTTTCGCGCGAGTGGTCCTCAGGTTTCTCCACCTGGCGCTCTCCGCACTGGGCCTCAGATCCAGGCGACACAGTCGGCCTGTCCAGTGGCTTCagttctgctgctggctgtgctGGTACACAGCGATTTGGGCCCTGACTCTGCACAGAGCCACCCGGACCGAGGACTGCGATCTGGACTGTGTCCTGCGCTATGTCCTGCTCGTGTGTGAGACCGGGTCGCATGCCATTATCGTGACGAACAGCTTCCTGCAGCAGGACGACTCTGACTCGCTCGAGTGCTGTGATCCTGTGGTGGGTGTCACTGTAGTGGGCCTCCTGGTGCCCATCGTTGGAGCTCAGTACTTGGTGTGCTCCAATCTGGACAAGTTCTCGGCGAGAGTGATCTCGTATTACTGGAAGACACTGCCCAGCTTCCTGGGCCTGCAGTTCCAGATCATAGCATTCATCGCACAGGTCATGTATGTGAATCTGCGCGTCCGCCTGGCCCGTCGCCAGTTGCAGGCTCTGGCCCGGGAGCTGGCTTGTAGCTGGCCCCAGAGCAAGCTGCAGGCCATGTATCTGGACCATCAGACGGCTCGGTTAGTTGACCTGAAGCGGCGCTACAACGAGCTCTACCATTTGTACTCCCGCATCAACGAGAGATTTGGCTGCAGTCTGCTGATCATCTTCATTGTTTTCTTCGCGGGGTTCGTGTGCAACGCCTACTGGCTGTTCATCGATCTGCGGACCACGCCCTCTGGGCTGTATCCCATCTTGCAGAACTTGGGCTTCATCGTCAATGTGGCCCTTCAGATGTCGGCCGCCTGCTGGCACTGCCAGCAGAGCTACAACCTTGTGAGGCTCTATCCTCCCGACTTCTCCGTCTACTTACTTTCCTAACACCATCGTTTCAGGGTCGCGAGATCGGTTGTCTCATCTCCAAGCTGGTGAAGCCGCTGGGCAGCAGGCGCTACAACCATCTGGTCAGTGAGTTCTCCCTGCAGACGCTGCACCAGCGCTTTGTGGTCACCGCCAAGGACTTCTTCAGCCTCAATCTGCATCTGCTGAGTAGTGTAAGCGAATGGCCGCCATCGAGTGGGGGAGTGATGAGGCTTCAATCAATCCATTTCAGATGTTTGCAGCCGTCGTCACTTACTTGGTCATTCTCATACAGTTTATGTTTGCGGAGAGGAGTGCCAATGCGTATCCGGGATAGTGGATAGCAGAGGAGCGATGCTGGATTCCGCGAACAATCGTTTGGTAATTGTGGGATGGCAAACcgcaaataaataattaaatgcATAGAAACCATTAAAAACTTAGATGCAGATGCTTATAAGATTAgaaaaatacatttttgagCTCCCGCTGAATGCctataatatataaatatatatcttATGATTAAGCCAATTAATACAATATATTCCTGCACTCCGTCTATCCCATTTCCTCTCTGTATAAAAATTAAACATTAGGCGAAGTTTCTAATCAATTTTAAGAACTATTTGCATACATCCCACAAGAATTGAAAGCTTAAACAAACAATCCTCGAGCGAGCAGTGTTGAAAAACACTAAGAGACACCAAAAGTGCCGGAATAAGCAAAAATGAAACGCTATCATAAGTTCCTAATCAATTATAAAAGTTATTTGCACACATCCCTCATGGCAGGGCATCCCATCCCACACGTCACTGAAATCAGACAAACTTAAACAATCCATCCCAGAGCAGTGTTGGGAAGCGGCAGGAACATCGCGATGCCGACTAGCTTTGTCATAGTTGCCTCTGTGGCCCTAATTATTTATGCCGCCCACGCCGCAGTCCCCTCTCCCCAGTCCGGGTCGGAGCCGGAGTCGGGGccgggtgtgggtgtgggtatGGCCTGGGCGAAAAGTTAGATTGCGCAAAGTTTTATCTTCGCTTTCTTAAGCGCATTTTACAAGGAGGAGGCGGGCAGAACTACTTCACGCATATTAAACTGACATTTCACAAGCAGAAAACTTTTTCTAATATGCAAATTCATGCCGAATACCATGGAAGGGATAAAGCTGAGGCAGAggcacaggcagaggcaggagCACATCCTTGAATTAACACGTGCGAGTTCGCATTAATTTGTGTAAACTGGTGTTGGAACtgttcgggttcgggttcgggttaGGTTTTTCGCATGTGTTCGAGCGGCCCCCACCCGAAGAGCAGTTTTTGTCGTTAGCTATGCAAATGCCGAGGCATGTAAATATTATTTACCACACTGGCAGATGCTCAAGATGCTCGAGATGTAACTGTGCCGGCACTTGTGGCCCAAAATTAACATAGAACAACTGAAACAGTCgcctataaatatttatgaggCTCCTCGATTAGCACTCGTTTTAGCCAGCCAGCGACTACTTCTAGGTAATCGTTGGAAGGGGGTTTCATAAGCCTGGCCTGTACCCCTGGAACCCCTCGGTTCTACGAATCGattattatatttaaaaaGATGAGAATCGCTTAGGCTGATAATATTTTTAATACCTCTAATATTCTATTTATTGCAGGACCATCCCCAAGCCTCGGAATAACTGCCATGGAGTCCACTGGAAATGTTACCCATACAGTAAGACGATTTCTAATTTATTTACTATATTTATGATCAGCCTGCGGAATCCTCAAGATGTTAGAAAGCAGGCTGATTAATCCCTTACCACGATCTTCAACCCGTGATCCATCACCCAGAAGCGTGTCAATCCCTCTGCTTGTACGTTGAAACCTTTTCCAGCCAAAAATAAAGTAAAATGTAGCAACCTTTCAAGTAATTTTTAATGGGTCTTCAGTGGATAAAATCCCAAAATCAAAATCACTTTTGATCGATGGCAAGTTTTCCAATCGAAAGCAAGTCTTGTCCACTTTTCATCGCTTTTAAAGGCTTGGGCGGTGGCAAATTTCTGCACAGCAATAAGAGGTGTGCTAAGAGCGGTCTAATTGGTTTTTAGTGAATTATTAGCCAATCCAACTTTTCGACTAATATAAACTTGCATGCATGAATATTTTATCCACTTTACAAAGTGTTCAACTTTTTTGATGAATTTTCAATTCGAAGGCTTTGTCTTCACTCACAGCCACCGGCTGGGAATCATTTTTGGGGCCgaaagtttttaaatattcatAAAATTTGAACAGACGAACAGAACTTTGAAATGAAATTAGTCAAATGCACAAAAAGTTCATTTACACTCCATATACTCGTGCGACTCGCCCGGAAGCCCGTACTTACACAGTCCATTGTGCCCGG
The sequence above is a segment of the Drosophila miranda strain MSH22 chromosome 4, D.miranda_PacBio2.1, whole genome shotgun sequence genome. Coding sequences within it:
- the LOC108164200 gene encoding serine-rich adhesin for platelets isoform X13 encodes the protein MDKSNTQKTVAIDSRSEAEKSLSEDSISDMMSQTAISDNPKIIVDAKDEAEKSLSEDSISDIMSEMAISDTPTIGVDANFFRDEAEKSLSEDSLSDMLSKMAIGDTHEKDEADMTIHMDIRDTSTIVVDAKHEAEKSLYEESTSYITSKMAISDTPTIVVDAKHEAEKSLYEESTSYITSKMAISDTPTIVVDAKHEAEKSLSEDSISDITSKMAIIDTSTIVVDTKDEAEKSLSEDSISDIMSKMAISDTPTIVVDAKHEAEKSLSEDSISDITSKMAIIDTSTIVVDTKDEAEKSLSEDSISDIMSKMAISDTPTIVVDAKHEAEKSLSEDSISDITSKMAIIDTSTIVVDAKHEAEKSLSEDSISDIMSKMAISDTPTIVVDAKHEAEKSLYEESTSYITSKMAISDTPTIVVDAKHEAEKSLYEESTSYITSKMAISDTPTIVVDAKHEAEKSLYEDSISDITSKMAIIDTSTIVVDAKHEAEKSLYEESTSYITSKMAISDTPTIVVDAKHEAEKSLYEESTSYITSKMAISDTPTIVVDAKHEAEKSLSEDSISDITSKMAIIDTSTIVVDAKDEAEKSLSEDSISDIMSKMAISDTPTIVVDAKDEAEKNVSEDSISDVTSKMAISDTPTIVVDAKHEAEKSLYEESTSYITSKMAISDTPTIVVDAKHEAEKSLSEDSISDVTSKMAISDTPTIVVDAKDEAEKSGSQEVISDTTTQTDQISDSSKIVVDVENEAEKSVSHVCKTYLTTQMAVDDSLEIDCSRNAEAEDSVDQWPQKDTSVAVTFVEPKTVDTDDKGPEAEEQVPNIEEPVDTWGLLTGLQNHKTVASESDKVKKQVGSNSYRSGQLPVFMWDSSSEEDESVKPHVDINYENIFEDVSKLSAVEKHLQLLYRPFSCVIEMICRFNIFELCILISDSSYDPGCHPSVSVRTVNPTGLVKIYAGGKMVSTALTAESALTCLFKVVRMVEELDFKMDVNNLSQNIVHASFCMPFSLDLDRLYEQHTTKVTRNCRARPFITYSTEGEDIVFAVFPSGFVLVLHSTKHSKTRAAIAALLPILAQYKDGSTKQSEKQGRVCGDVSFKLLWEHRLEQDKDSQLLYS
- the LOC108164200 gene encoding serine-rich adhesin for platelets isoform X2, with the translated sequence MDKSNTQKTVAIDSRSEAEKSLSEDSISDMMSQTAISDNPKIIVDAKDEAEKSLSEDSISDIMSEMAISDTPTIGVDAKDEAEKSLSEDSLSDMLSKMAIGDTHEKDEADMTIHMDIRDTSTIVVDAKHEAEKSLYEESTSYITSKMAISDTPTIVVDAKHEAEKSLYEESTSYITSKMAISDTPTIVVDAKHEAEKSLSEDSISDITSKMAIIDTSTIVVDTKDEAEKSLSEDSISDIMSKMAISDTPTIVVDAKHEAEKSLSEDSISDITSKMAISDTPTIVVDAKDEAEKSLSEDSISDITSKMAISDTPTIVVDAKHEAEKSLSEDSISDITSKMAIIDTSTIVVDTKDEAEKSLSEDSISDIMSKMAISDTPTIVVDAKHEAEKSLSEDSISDITSKMAIIDTSTIVVDAKHEAEKSLSEDSISDIMSKMAISDTPTIVVDAKHEAEKSLYEESTSYITSKMAISDTPTIVVDAKHEAEKSLYEESTSYITSKMAISDTPTIVVDAKHEAEKSLYEDSISDITSKMAIIDTSTIVVDAKHEAEKSLYEESTSYITSKMAISDTPTIVVDAKHEAEKSLYEESTSYITSKMAISDTPTIVVDAKHEAEKSLSEDSISDITSKMAIIDTSTIVVDAKDEAEKSLSEDSISDIMSKMAISDTPTIVVDAKDEAEKNVSEDSISDVTSKMAISDTPTIVVDAKHEAEKSLYEESTSYITSKMAISDTPTIVVDAKHEAEKSLSEDSISDVTSKMAISDTPTIVVDAKDEAEKSGSQEVISDTTTQTDQISDSSKIVVDVENEAEKSVSHVCKTYLTTQMAVDDSLEIDCSRNAEAEDSVDQWPQKDTSVAVTFVEPKTVDTDDKGPEAEEQVPNIEEPVDTWGLLTGLQNHKTVASESDKVKKQVGSNSYRSGQLPVFMWDSSSEEDESVKPHVDINYENIFEDVSKLSAVEKHLQLLYRPFSCVIEMICRFNIFELCILISDSSYDPGCHPSVSVRTVNPTGLVKIYAGGKMVSTALTAESALTCLFKVVRMVEELDFKMDVNNLSQNIVHASFCMPFSLDLDRLYEQHTTKVTRNCRARPFITYSTEGEDIVFAVFPSGFVLVLHSTKHSKTRAAIAALLPILAQYKDGSTKQSEKQGRVCGDVSFKLLWEHRLEQDKDSQLLYS